In one window of Pseudoliparis swirei isolate HS2019 ecotype Mariana Trench chromosome 15, NWPU_hadal_v1, whole genome shotgun sequence DNA:
- the LOC130204890 gene encoding glycolipid transfer protein-like isoform X1 — MSLLLDNQFKELPPDRAVDTKLFLESVSHIPSFFDCLGSNVFSVIKSDINGNIVKITAVYVKDPARYVTLQDIVEAERDAHPAEWPKVGATLALMWLKRGLRFIQILLQSLADGERDENNPNLIRVNVTKAYEEALKKYHGWLVQKIFYVALHAAPYKSNFLKALSKGEEVKEEECLANVRQFLVTYTTTVDAVYDMYSHLNAELEYTV, encoded by the exons ATGTCTCTCCTGCTGGACAACCAGTTCAAAGAGCTGCCCCCCGACCGGGCGGTGGACACCAAGTTGTTCCTGGAGTCCGTCTCTCACATTCCGTCATTCTTCG ACTGCTTGGGATCAAACGTGTTTTCAGTCATCAAATCCGACATTAACGGCAATATCGTG AAAATTACAGCGGTGTATGTGAAGGATCCCGCTCGGTACGTCACCCTGCAGGACATCGTGGAGGCTGAGCGGGACGCGCATCCGGCCGAGTGGCCCAAAGTCGGAGCCACGTTGGCTCTGATGTGGCTGAAGAG GGGGCTCCGTTTTATACAAATCCTGCTGCAGAGTTTagcagatggagagagggatgagaacaACCCCAACCTCATTCGGGTTAATGTCACCAAAGCATATGAAGAGGCGCTCAAGAAATACCATGGCTGGCTTGTTCAAAAGATTTTCTAT GTGGCATTGCATGCAGCTCCCTACAAATCCAacttcctcaaggctctgtccaaAGGAGAGGAAGTGAAAGAGGAGGAGTGTTTGGCCAATGTGCGTCAGTTCCTCGTTACTTACACCACCACCGTAGACGCCGTCTACGACATGTACTCGCACCTGAACGCCGAGCTGGAGTACACCGTGTGA
- the LOC130204890 gene encoding glycolipid transfer protein-like isoform X2, which yields MSLLLDNQFKELPPDRAVDTKLFLESVSHIPSFFAVYVKDPARYVTLQDIVEAERDAHPAEWPKVGATLALMWLKRGLRFIQILLQSLADGERDENNPNLIRVNVTKAYEEALKKYHGWLVQKIFYVALHAAPYKSNFLKALSKGEEVKEEECLANVRQFLVTYTTTVDAVYDMYSHLNAELEYTV from the exons ATGTCTCTCCTGCTGGACAACCAGTTCAAAGAGCTGCCCCCCGACCGGGCGGTGGACACCAAGTTGTTCCTGGAGTCCGTCTCTCACATTCCGTCATTCTTCG CGGTGTATGTGAAGGATCCCGCTCGGTACGTCACCCTGCAGGACATCGTGGAGGCTGAGCGGGACGCGCATCCGGCCGAGTGGCCCAAAGTCGGAGCCACGTTGGCTCTGATGTGGCTGAAGAG GGGGCTCCGTTTTATACAAATCCTGCTGCAGAGTTTagcagatggagagagggatgagaacaACCCCAACCTCATTCGGGTTAATGTCACCAAAGCATATGAAGAGGCGCTCAAGAAATACCATGGCTGGCTTGTTCAAAAGATTTTCTAT GTGGCATTGCATGCAGCTCCCTACAAATCCAacttcctcaaggctctgtccaaAGGAGAGGAAGTGAAAGAGGAGGAGTGTTTGGCCAATGTGCGTCAGTTCCTCGTTACTTACACCACCACCGTAGACGCCGTCTACGACATGTACTCGCACCTGAACGCCGAGCTGGAGTACACCGTGTGA
- the LOC130204889 gene encoding protein FAM222A, with amino-acid sequence MLACIQRRQNLSLQNLACIPKSLDVPPPSLLLSVPPLQPCTRKGEPPASMISRYPSPAELDAFAQRTANSPLSIKIFPTDVRVPQHKQLNKTVNGLDTTGQCCSPFSQQYSGGLLATIKASVVVKGVVKTSEGRRTKHANTQTSAGPYNNPLNHGYTDRHGHKAYHISSCKPHDVPIETLCSSTGMASRDQSLAPQSELAEVQSLMRQMSRVPHSQAVQLGGEARASPSLQAVAAVAHSDSDFALGVLPQSSLAFTGAVLPTQSADIAKAGYLEKGDYTMWQHTHQMQQQQQQQRGPPYQQGAGRMYSVSNGAQRHGGVEAGVGQSPETRLPLSYRPHHERVGDSSLNCAAMQGEFSAGQYYAPLWDSVSPNSDGYTSQVLDAGPCAARLRDLGLSHPHLHAGRHQHFQPQLHPPLPPHTQAYSADQNLCCGLPGSSVCHAAVLSSSLQSLECLISEIHPPCIKEHMLGRGYESMGMPQLLEHHQQSHIQLPVYR; translated from the coding sequence GCGAGCCTCCTGCCTCCATGATTTCTCGGTACCCTTCTCCTGCAGAGTTGGATGCTTTTGCCCAGAGGACCGCCAACAGCCCACTTTCCATCAAAATCTTTCCGACCGACGTCCGGGTGCCACAACATAAACAGCTTAACAAAACCGTCAACGGGTTAGACACCACGGGCCAATGCTGTAGCCCCTTTTCACAGCAATACTCAGGAGGCTTGTTGGCCACCATCAAAGCCTCTGTGGTCGTCAAAGGTGTGGTAAAAACCTCTGAGGGCAGGAGGACTAAACATGCAAACACTCAGACCTCCGCGGGGCCGTATAATAATCCTCTAAATCATGgctacacagacagacacgggCATAAGGCATATCATATCAGCTCATGTAAGCCCCATGATGTTCCCATTGAGACACTTTGTTCGAGCACAGGGATGGCCTCCAGAGATCAGAGCCTGGCCCCCCAGTCTGAGCTGGCAGAGGTTCAAAGCCTGATGAGGCAGATGAGCAGAGTTCCCCACAGCCAGGCCGTGCAGCTGGGGGGAGAGGCTCGAGCCAGCCCCTCTCTGCAGGCCGTGGCCGCAGTGGCACATTCAGACTCCGACTTTGCCCTGGGAGTGCTGCCTCAGAGCAGTCTCGCTTTTACAGGGGCAGTGCTGCCCACACAGAGTGCAGACATAGCCAAAGCGGGGTACTTAGAGAAAGGAGACTACACAATGTGGCAGCATACACAtcagatgcagcagcagcagcagcagcagcgggggCCGCCCTATCAGCAAGGAGCAGGGAGGATGTACAGTGTGAGTAACGGTGCTCAGAGGCACGGAGGCGTCGAGGCCGGGGTGGGCCAGTCCCCTGAAACCCGCCTCCCTCTGTCGTACAGGCCTCACCACGAGCGAGTCGGCGACTCTTCTCTGAACTGTGCCGCCATGCAGGGGGAGTTCTCCGCCGGGCAGTACTACGCTCCTCTCTGGGACAGCGTCTCCCCCAACAGCGACGGTTATACTTCTCAGGTGCTGGACGCGGGTCCATGCGCAGCCAGGCTTAGAGACCTCGGACTCTCCCATCCCCATCTCCACGCAGGCCGCCATCAACACTTCCAGCCGcagctccaccctcctcttcctcctcacacccAGGCCTACAGCGCAGACCAGAACCTCTGTTGCGGTCTGCCGGGTTCCAGCGTGTGCCACGCCGCAGTGCTCAGCAGCAGCCTGCAGTCTCTGGAGTGCCTCATCAGTGAGATCCACCCGCCCTGCATCAAAGAGCACATGCTGGGCCGTGGGTACGAATCCATGGGGATGCCTCAGCTACTGGAGCACCACCagcagagccacatccagctccCCGTCTACAGATGA